Part of the Pseudomonas sp. ADAK13 genome is shown below.
TCGAGGGCATAAAGCCCGACATCGACTTCTTCCGCCTGCGCGTCTCGGGCGTACAAAGCGACAAGTTCTTCGACAACTGGCAAGGCGTGGCATCGGCGGCCTTTTACTGGAGCGACGACACCTTGCCCGACAGCGAACGCGCGACGTTCGGCGGGCAGAATTTCGGGCGCGGTTACCCGGATGACCAGGGGTCGGGCGACAAGGGTTGGGGCGTGGCGTATGAGGTCAACTACAGCTTCAACCGCAGCGGCGAGTGGGTAAAAATCCTGCAGCCCTACGTGGTACTGGACAAGGCCAAGACCTGGTTCAACGAATTGCCGGTCAAGGGCAACAACATGTCATCGGCGGCCGTGGGCCTGCGCTTCGGCGATAACAAGTACTACAACATCGCATTGGAAGCGGCCAAGCCAATGTCAGACATTGCCCTGGATAGCTTCAATCGGCGGCCACGGTATACGCTGAGTTTCAGCTACCAACTCTGAACCCTGCTGCAGGAGCGAGCGTGCTCGTGCCTACATCAGTCTGATTTTGGGGATCGGGAAAAGGTTGTTGAGGGTGTCGATCAACCGCACCAGGTAGATCGGCTTGCGAAACAGGTCCAGCACCTGCAAGCGCAGCATGTCACTGACATCGTCCATCTCGGCATGGCCAGACATGACGATCACCGGCAGGTGCTGGCGTGAAGTGTGTTCGCGCAGGCGCTTGATCAAGGAGATACCGCTTTCCTCGGGCATGCGCAGGTCGGTGATCACCAGGGCGATATCGGGATGCAGGGTCAACTCCTGCAACGCGAAGGTCACCGAGGTGGCGGTAAAACAGACAAAGCCCTCATTCTCCAGCGACTCGGCCAGTTCAATGAGGGCGTCCTCTTCGTCATCCACCAAAAGGATTTGTTGCCGCGGAGACAAAGAGGAATTCATGGAGAAATGCCTGATGCGCAATAGATCATTCAGCGGAACCTGCACGTGTTTGCGCGAGTACCCGCGTCAAGTATGAATGGCGCCTTGAATCTGCGTAAAGACGCCTGTCACCGCATTCCGGATGGGGGTGACAAAGGCAGCCAAGCCGATAGCAACCATCGCGGCCACCAGCGCGTACTCGATACCCGACGCTCCTTCTTTCGAGTAGAAAAAAATCTGGACTTTGATGAAACCCATGCGAATAAGATCAAGGAACATAATGACTTCTCCTTTGCGCCCATGGCGCTGGTACCGCGGCATCACAAAATGATTCCGGTGTGCCACTAGAGCATTGTCAACAAACCCTATACCAACAACTGTAAGAACTGATTAATCACAAAGTATTAGTCGGCTCGCTGGCGCCAAAAATCCAACTTTCCCAGAGGATCCGGAGATATTTTTCGCCCGGTAATGGCATTTTGTCCTAGCTGAACTACCTTCAAATAGCGAAATAGTTAGATGTAGGAAGCGATCCGAATACGCAGGTATTAGTAGGAAAGAGCAGTGGATGCAGCAGGAAAAGGAGAGCCTTCATGAACAGTCGCATTAGCTTGATCCTCGCCGGACTGCTATTGGTGGGTGCGCTGATTGCAGGCTACTGGGGCCTGGTACTCAGCCGTCCTACCCCTGTCGCACCGCCCGTGACCCCATCACCTGAAGTGGTGCAACCCGTCGCCGAAGACCAGACACGCCAACCCGTAGTGGTACTGGCCCACGATGTTGCACCCTTCGTTGCACTCACTGCCGCCGACCTGACCCTGGAAAGACTGCGCACGGTCCCCGCCGGCAGCCTGACCAGCCTCGACCAGGCCGTGGGCAAGGTGCCTTGGCGGCCGCTGTCGGCCGGTACCTGGCTGACCGAGGAGAGCTTCAACGCCGGTGGCACCCTGGCGCGGATGATCCGCCCCAACGAGCGCGCCTTGGCCGTCGCCGTGGATGAAGTGATCGGTGCCAGCGGGCAACTGGCCCCGGGGGACTACGTGGACGTCCTGCTCTTCCTGCGCCAGGAAGCCAGCAACCCGCAGCAGTCGGCACAAGTGGTGGTGCCCGCCTTGCGCCTGCTGGGCGTCGGCGATCAATTGGGGCTGACCAACGATGGCAAGCCCGGCTCTGTACCACCGACCACCCCGGACGAAAAACTCAAGGCACAGCAGAGTCGCGCCAGCGCACGTACGGTACTGCTCGCCGTGCCGGAGGAGCTGCTGAGCCGGCTGATGCTCGCGGCCCAATCCGGCGTGCTGCGCCTGGCCGTACGCAGTGCCGACGAACAACTGCTGAGCCAATACTGGGCCGGTGAAACGGAGTCCGCGATCAACCTGGAAAACACCAAGCGCGATCTCTACCAGTTCAACCAACTGTCCTTCAGCCAGGCTCCCGCCAACAGCTTCGGCCCGGCCACAGCCAATGGTGCTTCAAAACGCTCGGGGGTCGAGGTGATACGCGGCAACCAGGTGACTCAACAAACGCCCTGAAAGCGCTAAGGATGCCTTGAATGAGCAGTCGTTCCGTTTGGTTTTTTTCACGAGTATTCGGGGCTCTTTTCACCCTGAGCCTGCCCGTCGGGGCGGCACTGGCAGCGTCAGGTAATTGCGCAGGCCTGGGCCAGCTGCCGGCGGTGCTGGAGGTGGGCGAAGGCAATCAACAGGCCATTCAATCGCCGGTGCCGATTACGCGACTGGCCATCGGCGATCCGAAAGTGGCCGATGTGCAAGTCAATGGCAACCAGGCGTTCCTGCTCACCGGCATCGCCTCGGGCACCACCAGTCTGATGGTCTGGACGGCCTGTTCCAGCAGCCCGCGCCAAAGCATGGTGTTTGTTCAAGGCAAAGCCACCTCGGCCCTGACCAGCCTGGCCCTGTCGCCGTCCGATGACCCGACACTGCCCAGCCAGGTGCAAACCGACATCCGCTTTGTGGAAGTGAGCCGCACCAAGCTCAAGGAGGCCAGTACCTCGATCTTTGGCCGGGGCGGCAACTTTCTGTTTGGTGCCCCCAACAACGTCGCCAACGCGGCGGCCACGGGATTTCGCGGGCTCCCGGTGAACAACGACACCTTCAACATCGGCTTTGGCGGCGGGCGTGTCTCGGCCATGATCAACGCCCTGGAAAGCAGCGGTTTTGCCTACACCCTCGCCCGCCCGAGCCTGGTGGCGCTCAGCGGGCAAAGTGCGACCTTCCTCGCCGGTGGTGAAGTACCGATCCCGGTGCCCAGCAGCGGCAGCAACACCATCTCCATCGAGTACAAGGAGTTCGGTATCCGCCTGACCCTGACCCCGACGGTCATCGACCATGGGCGAATTTCCCTGAAGGTCGCGCCTGAGGTCAGTGAGCTGGACTACAGCAACGCGGTCACCATCCAGGGTATCTCGGTGCCCGCGCTGACGATCCGTCGCACCGACACCAGCATCTCCCTGGCCGACGGTGAAAGCTTCGTGATCAGCGGCCTGATCAGCACCAACAACACCTCCAACGTCAGCAAGTTTCCCGGCCTTGGCGACGTCCCGATCCTCGGTGCGTTCTTTCGCGATTCCAGCGTCAGTCGCCAGGAAAAAGAGTTGTTGATGATTGTTACCCCGCACCTCGTTCAGCCGCTGGCCGCCAACGCTCAACTGCCCTCGTTGCCTGGGGAAAAACTGCGCAATTACGACCCTAACTGGTACCGCCTGTATTTCCTCGAAAACGGCAATTTCGACCGCCGCAGTGGACTGTCCGAATGAGCGAGAGCCTGAGCCAGACGTTTTTGGCAATTACCCGCAACACCACGGATCTGGAATGGCTCCAGGGTGCACTCGCGCCTCTGGGCCAAGTGGTCAGCGCCGGCGCCGGCAGCCTCGACGAACTGCTGGCGCTGGTGGACGTGACGTTCGCCAACCTGGTGTTTATCGGCCTGGACCGTGAACACGTGACCACCCAGTGCGCCCTGATCGAAGGCGCGCTGGAAGCCAAGCCGATGCTCGCCATCGTGGCCCTGGGTGACGGCATGGACAACCAGCTTGTACTGAACGCGATGCGTGCCGGTGCGCGGGATTTCGTGGCCTACGGCTCACGCTCCAGTGAAGTCGCCGGCCTGGTCCGCCGCCTGAGTAAACGCTTGCCGGCGGTTACCCCCAACGCCCATCTGGGCGGGCTGACCGTGCTCTACGGCACCCAGGGCAATGCCGACGGCGCGCTGATCGCCAGCCACCTGGCGCTGGTGGTGCAAAAAAGCGGGCAGCAAACGTTGTTGCTCGACCTCGGCCTGCCGCTCGCGGACAGCCTGGCGCTGCTGGGGCTGGAAAGCTCTTTTCATTTCGGCGATGCCCTGCGCCACTTGCGACGCCTGGACTCAACACTGATCAACAGCGCGTTCACCTCGGCCGAAGCCGGCCTGCGCATCCTCGCCTACCACAACAATGACGAGCCCCTGGAGCGTACCAGTGCGGCCGAGCTGTACATGTTGCTCAGCGCCCTGCGCCAGCACTTCCAGCACATTGTGGTGAACCTGACCGGGCAACCCGACAGTGAAGCCCTGCGCACCTTTGTCAGCCATTGCGACAAGCTGCTGTGGTGCACCGACCAAAGCGTGCCGGACTGCCGCCGTAACCTGGCGGTGCTCAACCTGTGGCGCGAAAAAGGCATGAAACTGGAGCATGCCCGCCTGTTGGTAGACCGCTATCTGAAAGGCGCCGCCCCGGACTCGGAAGCGCTGGGCAAAAGCTTCGGGCTGGAAGTGATCGCCGTATTACCCTGGAGCCCGGAGGTGCGCCTGAGTGCGAAAAACCAGGCCCAGACCCTGTTCTCCCTGGCGCCTCGGGAAGCCCTGACGCAAGCGTTGCGCGCCTTGGGCGAGCGCCTGGCAAAACGCTCCGAAGGCCTGGAAAAACCTTCCACCAACTGGCTTAACCGCCTGCTGAGGACCAAATGAGCGGCGAGAAGCTGTTTGGTGTTGCCCCGCGCGGCAGCGTCGGCAACACCGATCACGACGGCCTGAAACTGGTGCTGCATCGCTACATCATCGATGCCATCGAGGATTCGGGGAAAAACCTGCTGGAAGGCACCCGCCAATCCCTTGCCCAATTTGTGATCGACAAGGTCGCCGAATACATCACGCGCATGCACCTGGCGATTTCCCGCTATGAGATGGAACGCCTGGCCGAAGAGATCGTCGACGAGCTGACCGGTTTTGGCCCGCTGGAAGTGCTGCTGCGCGACCCGACCGTCACCGAGATTCTGGTCAACGGCCCGCATCGGGTGTTCGTCGAGCGCGACGGCCTGCTGCAGCAGAGTGATTTGCGCTTCATTGACGACCACCATGTGGAGCGGGTCATGCAGCGCATCCTCGCGCCCCTCGGGCGGCGGCTGGATGAGTCCTCGCCAATGGTCGATGCGCGTCTGCCCGATGGCAGCCGGGTCAATGCGATCATCCCGCCGATTGCCCTCGACGGGCCCTGCCTGTCGATTCGGAAGTTTCGCAAGGACATGCTCAAAAGCAGCGACCTGGTGGCGATGCAAACCATCGACCAGGCGATTTTCGAGTTCTTCCAGGACGCCGTCGGCAAACGCTGCAACATCCTGATCAGCGGCGGTACCGGCACCGGTAAAACCACGCTACTGAACATTCTCAGCCAACTGATCAACCCTCGCGAACGCCTGGTTACCATTGAAGACGTGGCCGAGTTGCAACTGGGCCATCCTCACGTCGTGCGCCTGGAAACCCGACCGCCCAACGCCGAGGGGCATGGCGAGGTGAAAGCCAGTGACTTGATCCGCAACGCCCTGCGGATGCGGCCCGACCGGATCATCCTCGGCGAGATTCGGGGCGTGGAAGTCATCGATGTGTTGACCGCCATGAACACCGGCCACGACGGTTCGATGAGTACCGTGCACGCCAACAACGCCCAGGACGCCCTGCTGCGCCTGGAAACCCTGGTGGGCCTGACCGGCCGGGTCGTGGCGGAAAAAACCCTGCGGCAAATGATCTGTGCGGCGCTGGATGTAGTGATCCAGCTGACGCGCCTGCCCGATGGCCGACGCTGCGTCAGCGAGGTGGTGGAAGTGGTGGGCATACGCGAGGACGTGTACGTCACCAACACCCTGTTCCGCCACGACAAGCGCACCGGCTTCGGCTTCCTGCGGGAAGCCGTCAATCCTGCGGGCGACAAGTTGCGCCACGAAGGCCACCTGCCGGTGTAGGAGGCAACCCGATGATCGGTCCAATGCTGCTCGCCCTGCTTGCCCTGGCCCTTCTGGTGCTCGGCGTGAGCCTGATGCGCAACGGTTTGCGCAAGGCCCAGACCGACCGGGTGTTGAAACGCCTGGCCGAAGGGCAGCCCCAGTCCATGAAAGACAACGCGGTAGCCACCAGCCTGGAACGCACCTTTATCCGTGCAGGCCTTGGCAGGCCGACTGAACGCCTGGGCCTGTGGCTGACCCTGTGGGCCGTTGGCGCCCTGCTGGGAGGGCTACTGGGCCAGTGGATAGGCCTGTTCGTGATGGTGGTAGTACCGCCCTTGGCGTTGCGCCTGTACATCGCCGTACGCTACCGGCGCCGGCTGCGCCGAATGATCGAGCAATTGCCGCAGTTGCTCGACCACGCCGTACGCAGCCTCAAATCCGGACGCACCCTGGCGGACGCGATCCTGAGCGGCATCGATGCCAGCGACGACCCGCTGAAAAAATCCATGGGCCGTATCAAGCGCAATGTGCAACTGGGTGTCAGCCTGCCCGACGCGGCTCAAGACTATGCCGAGTTTTATGAACAGGATGAACTGCGCCTGTTTGCCCTGGGCCTCAAGGTCAACCACCGCTACGGAGGCAACGCCAGTGAGCTGCTGGAAAACCTGATCAAGATGATTCGCGAGCGCGACCAGGGCGCCCGGCAATTACGCGCCATGACGGGTGAAACCCGGGTGACCGCGCTGGTACTCGCGGTGCTGCCGGTGAGTGTCGCGGGCTACTTCCTGATCGTTAATCCGACGTACCTGATGGCCATGTGGGATGACCAAAGTGGCCAGCGCCTGATGCTCGCTGCGTTCGCCTTGCAAATCACCGGCTGCGTGGTGCTATGGCGCATGTTGCGGAGCATATGAGATGGCGATAGTGATCAGTGCCGTATTGTTTCTTGCCGCGTTATCGCTGCTGCTGGCCAATATCCTGAGCAGTCGTCGGCAACAACGCCTGGTCACCCAACGGCTGCAAGGCGAGCCGGGCCGCAACGACAAGATGAGTGAGTGGTTGCACCAGTTGGGCAGTACTCGGATCGGCCAACGCACCGTCAGCCTCGACAACGAAACCCAAACCCTGCTCAACCGCATGGGCTGGAGAAAGGCCAGCCAGCGTTCGATGTTTGCCGCTTGCCAGATCGGCGCGCCGATACTCCTGTTTGGCCTGACCGCGCTGGCACTGAATGTGTTTTTCCCCGACACCGAGCATGGTGCTGTGATCGCCCTGCTGGGCCTGATCATCGGTTACCTGCTGCCCAAGCGAGTCCTGGTTTCCCTCGCCAAAAAGCGCCAGGCACGAATCGGCCGGGAAGTGACGACCTTCATTCCCCTGGTGCGCATCCTGTTTGAGTCCGGCATGGCCGTAGAGCAGGCGCTTCGGGTCATGGCCTACGACGCACAGAAACTGTTGCCGGTGCTGACCGCCGAACTGCGCCTGGTGCTGGCGCGCGTGGATTCCGGGCTGGAATTGGGTGAAGAATTGAACAAGGCCAGCCAGGTGCTGGCCGTCGACGAACTCACCGACACCTGCCTGATCCTCCAGCAGCTACTGCATCAGGGCGGTGGTGCGATGAAGTCGCTGCAATCGCTCAAGCAACTGCTGGATGACCGGCGCCTGACCCGCTTGCAGGAATACATTTCCAAGATGTCCGCCAAGATGTCCGTGGTGATGATGCTGTTCCTGTTTCCCGCATTACTGATCGTATTGGCCGGCCCTGGCTTTATCGCCATCGCCAAAGCCTTCACGCCTTGAGAGGACATGCAATGAAGACCGTGATGATCGCCTGCAGCCTGTTGTTACTCGGTGGTTGTGCCAGTAACGGACAGCTGCCATGGGCGGGTTTCAGCGCTCAGGGCAGTTGTGCCAAGCCCAATTCCAATCAGGAGTTGTCGTTGAACCTGGCCGACGACATGGCCAACGAGGGCAAGCTGCACGCCAGCCTGGCCAACCTGCAAAACCTGCCGGACACCCTGCCCCAGGTACGCCAGCGTCAGGCCAAGGTGTACCGCCTGCTGGGGCGCAGCGAAGCCGAACCGTTGTACCGCAGCCTGCTCGGCACCTGCCTGGCCGCCGAAGGCGAGCACGGCCTGGGCCAATTGGCCGCCGCCCGGGGTGACAACGGCCAAGCCATGGCGCACTTGCAGCGCGCGGCCAGGATGTCGCCCACCGACGAGAAAATCCGCAACGACCTGGGCGTCGTGTACCTCAATCAACGGCGCGTGGAAGACGCGCGCTTTGAATTCCTCACCGCCATGGAGCTCAAGCAAAGTGATCAACTGGCGGCGGTCAATCTGGTCACGCTGATGATCTATCAGGACAACTGGGAGCAAGCCGCACAAGTGGCCAGCCGCATGGGCCTGAGCCCTGAACAAGTGACGCAGGCCCAAGCCCGGGCGCAGCAACTGAAAGCCCCCGTATCCATGGCGACCGCGCCAAAAGATCAGGTCGCCGCCGCCAGCGACGCGGCGCAGGCGCCGGTCAAATAGGTCCAAGAAGGGAGTACACACGATGAAACTCACACTGCTCGCCACGCTATTGCTAGCCGGCCTGCCAATGACGGCTCTGGCGATTGAACCCGGACCTTCTTCGCCACAACAAAAACAGACCGAGGGCTGGCTGCAGTTGCAAGTCAGCGGCGAGCGGGCATCCGCCAACCGACAGAAGGCCTCGCCCGCTGAACGCGACCAGGCCATGCAACGTTGGCTGGACAGTTACAAACACCCTATTCCCGAGTACTACGACCAGAAACAGGGGGGTTCCACCCCCGGTGGCGGCAGCAGTAACTAGTGGGCCGTGACGCGCTGGCGGGCCGCCGAATTACTCGGTGACAACGCCAGCGCCAGCTGGGTGCGGTTGTGCATATGGGTCAGGCGCAGCACCTGGGACACGTAGAGTTTCACCGTGTTTTCGGTGATACCCAGCTCACAGGCGATTTGATAGTTGGTCTGGCCCTTGCCTACCAGCCTGGCGACATCCAGCTGGCGCGGAGACAGCTGATTGAAGATCGCCGGTATTTCAACGCGGTCAGCGTCGCTGACGTCGCCGTCGGCCTCTGTCGACAAGCTGGCTTGCGGGCTGCTGCGCACCTTGTCGAGGTCATGATA
Proteins encoded:
- a CDS encoding response regulator, with the translated sequence MNSSLSPRQQILLVDDEEDALIELAESLENEGFVCFTATSVTFALQELTLHPDIALVITDLRMPEESGISLIKRLREHTSRQHLPVIVMSGHAEMDDVSDMLRLQVLDLFRKPIYLVRLIDTLNNLFPIPKIRLM
- a CDS encoding Flp family type IVb pilin, which encodes MFLDLIRMGFIKVQIFFYSKEGASGIEYALVAAMVAIGLAAFVTPIRNAVTGVFTQIQGAIHT
- the cpaB gene encoding Flp pilus assembly protein CpaB; translation: MNSRISLILAGLLLVGALIAGYWGLVLSRPTPVAPPVTPSPEVVQPVAEDQTRQPVVVLAHDVAPFVALTAADLTLERLRTVPAGSLTSLDQAVGKVPWRPLSAGTWLTEESFNAGGTLARMIRPNERALAVAVDEVIGASGQLAPGDYVDVLLFLRQEASNPQQSAQVVVPALRLLGVGDQLGLTNDGKPGSVPPTTPDEKLKAQQSRASARTVLLAVPEELLSRLMLAAQSGVLRLAVRSADEQLLSQYWAGETESAINLENTKRDLYQFNQLSFSQAPANSFGPATANGASKRSGVEVIRGNQVTQQTP
- a CDS encoding type II and III secretion system protein family protein, with translation MSSRSVWFFSRVFGALFTLSLPVGAALAASGNCAGLGQLPAVLEVGEGNQQAIQSPVPITRLAIGDPKVADVQVNGNQAFLLTGIASGTTSLMVWTACSSSPRQSMVFVQGKATSALTSLALSPSDDPTLPSQVQTDIRFVEVSRTKLKEASTSIFGRGGNFLFGAPNNVANAAATGFRGLPVNNDTFNIGFGGGRVSAMINALESSGFAYTLARPSLVALSGQSATFLAGGEVPIPVPSSGSNTISIEYKEFGIRLTLTPTVIDHGRISLKVAPEVSELDYSNAVTIQGISVPALTIRRTDTSISLADGESFVISGLISTNNTSNVSKFPGLGDVPILGAFFRDSSVSRQEKELLMIVTPHLVQPLAANAQLPSLPGEKLRNYDPNWYRLYFLENGNFDRRSGLSE
- a CDS encoding pilus assembly protein — translated: MSESLSQTFLAITRNTTDLEWLQGALAPLGQVVSAGAGSLDELLALVDVTFANLVFIGLDREHVTTQCALIEGALEAKPMLAIVALGDGMDNQLVLNAMRAGARDFVAYGSRSSEVAGLVRRLSKRLPAVTPNAHLGGLTVLYGTQGNADGALIASHLALVVQKSGQQTLLLDLGLPLADSLALLGLESSFHFGDALRHLRRLDSTLINSAFTSAEAGLRILAYHNNDEPLERTSAAELYMLLSALRQHFQHIVVNLTGQPDSEALRTFVSHCDKLLWCTDQSVPDCRRNLAVLNLWREKGMKLEHARLLVDRYLKGAAPDSEALGKSFGLEVIAVLPWSPEVRLSAKNQAQTLFSLAPREALTQALRALGERLAKRSEGLEKPSTNWLNRLLRTK
- a CDS encoding CpaF family protein encodes the protein MSGEKLFGVAPRGSVGNTDHDGLKLVLHRYIIDAIEDSGKNLLEGTRQSLAQFVIDKVAEYITRMHLAISRYEMERLAEEIVDELTGFGPLEVLLRDPTVTEILVNGPHRVFVERDGLLQQSDLRFIDDHHVERVMQRILAPLGRRLDESSPMVDARLPDGSRVNAIIPPIALDGPCLSIRKFRKDMLKSSDLVAMQTIDQAIFEFFQDAVGKRCNILISGGTGTGKTTLLNILSQLINPRERLVTIEDVAELQLGHPHVVRLETRPPNAEGHGEVKASDLIRNALRMRPDRIILGEIRGVEVIDVLTAMNTGHDGSMSTVHANNAQDALLRLETLVGLTGRVVAEKTLRQMICAALDVVIQLTRLPDGRRCVSEVVEVVGIREDVYVTNTLFRHDKRTGFGFLREAVNPAGDKLRHEGHLPV
- a CDS encoding type II secretion system F family protein, with amino-acid sequence MIGPMLLALLALALLVLGVSLMRNGLRKAQTDRVLKRLAEGQPQSMKDNAVATSLERTFIRAGLGRPTERLGLWLTLWAVGALLGGLLGQWIGLFVMVVVPPLALRLYIAVRYRRRLRRMIEQLPQLLDHAVRSLKSGRTLADAILSGIDASDDPLKKSMGRIKRNVQLGVSLPDAAQDYAEFYEQDELRLFALGLKVNHRYGGNASELLENLIKMIRERDQGARQLRAMTGETRVTALVLAVLPVSVAGYFLIVNPTYLMAMWDDQSGQRLMLAAFALQITGCVVLWRMLRSI
- a CDS encoding type II secretion system F family protein, with product MAIVISAVLFLAALSLLLANILSSRRQQRLVTQRLQGEPGRNDKMSEWLHQLGSTRIGQRTVSLDNETQTLLNRMGWRKASQRSMFAACQIGAPILLFGLTALALNVFFPDTEHGAVIALLGLIIGYLLPKRVLVSLAKKRQARIGREVTTFIPLVRILFESGMAVEQALRVMAYDAQKLLPVLTAELRLVLARVDSGLELGEELNKASQVLAVDELTDTCLILQQLLHQGGGAMKSLQSLKQLLDDRRLTRLQEYISKMSAKMSVVMMLFLFPALLIVLAGPGFIAIAKAFTP
- a CDS encoding tetratricopeptide repeat protein, with the protein product MKTVMIACSLLLLGGCASNGQLPWAGFSAQGSCAKPNSNQELSLNLADDMANEGKLHASLANLQNLPDTLPQVRQRQAKVYRLLGRSEAEPLYRSLLGTCLAAEGEHGLGQLAAARGDNGQAMAHLQRAARMSPTDEKIRNDLGVVYLNQRRVEDARFEFLTAMELKQSDQLAAVNLVTLMIYQDNWEQAAQVASRMGLSPEQVTQAQARAQQLKAPVSMATAPKDQVAAASDAAQAPVK
- a CDS encoding DUF3613 domain-containing protein, yielding MKLTLLATLLLAGLPMTALAIEPGPSSPQQKQTEGWLQLQVSGERASANRQKASPAERDQAMQRWLDSYKHPIPEYYDQKQGGSTPGGGSSN